One window of the Manihot esculenta cultivar AM560-2 chromosome 14, M.esculenta_v8, whole genome shotgun sequence genome contains the following:
- the LOC110630939 gene encoding uncharacterized protein LOC110630939, whose amino-acid sequence MECSDDEKDGAFGNYLPKELSISLANGTKFVDEVLSGQSDRCLENFRMDKQPFYKLCDILQAKGLLRHTNRIKIEEQLAIFLFIIGHNLRTRAVQELFRYSGETISRHFNNVLNAIMAISLDFFQPPGSDVPPEILGDPRFYPYFKDCVGAVDGIHIPVMVGVDEQGPFRNKNGLLSQNVLAACSFDLKFHYVLAGWEGSASDLRVLNSALTRRNKLQVPEGKYYLVDSKYVNMPGFIAPYNGIPHHKNEYSMGYHPQNPREHFNQRHALLRNASDRIFGALKARFPILMSAPPYPLQTQVKLVVAACAVHNYIRMEKPDDLIFKMYEQDNMLEVEESLPPLEVEESMVQVENQAVEIAFETEQLEFSSQLRDSIANSMWDDYIRDLSAI is encoded by the exons ATGGAGTGCTCTGATGACGAGAAGGATGGAGCCTTTGGGAATTACCTGCCAAAAGAACTAAGTATAAGCTTAGCCAATGGTACAAAATTTGTAGATGAAGTACTAAGTGGTCAAAGTGACCGCTGTCTGGAAAATTTTCGCATGGACAAGCAGCCATTCTACAAGTTATGTGATATTTTGCAAGCCAAGGGCCTGTTACGCCACACAAATAGAATCAAGATTGAGGAGCAATTAGCCATATTCTTGTTCATCATTGGCCATAATCTACGCACCCGAGCCGTCCAAGAGTTATTCCGGTATTCAGGAGAAACCATTAGTCGTCATTTCAACAATGTTTTGAATGCTATTATGGCAATTTCATTAGATTTCTTTCAGCCTCCAGGATCTGATGTTCCACCAGAAATCTTGGGAGATCCTAGATTTTATCCATATTTTAAG GATTGTGTGGGAGCAGTTGATGGCATACACATTCCTGTAATGGTGGGTGTGGACGAACAGGGGCCCTTCCGTAACAAGAATGGATTACTTTCACAAAATGTTCTGGCTGCTTGTTCATTTGACCTGAAGTTCCATTATGTTCTAGCTGGCTGGGAAGGTTCAGCATCAGATCTGCGAGTTCTAAACTCAGCTCTTACAAGGCGTAACAAGTTGCAGGTCCCTGAAG GTAAGTACTATCTTGTGGACAGCAAATATGTTAATATGCCTGGTTTCATAGCCCCATACAATGGGATTCCTCATCACAAAAATGAATATTCCATGGGTTATCATCCTCAAAATCCTAGAGAACATTTTAACCAAAGGCACGCATTGTTGAGAAATGCCTCCGATCGCATCTTCGGTGCTCTGAAAGCACGCTTCCCTATATTGATGTCAGCTCCTCCATACCCTTTACAAACACAGGTTAAACTGGTAGTAGCAGCATGTGCAGTACACAATTACATCCGAATGGAGAAACCAGAtgatttgatatttaaaatgtACGAACAGGATAACATGCTAGAAGTTGAAGAATCGTTGCCCCCATTAGAGGTGGAAGAGTCAATGGTGCAAGTTGAGAATCAGGCTGTGGAGATTGCTTTTGAGACGGAACAGCTTGAGTTTAGTTCACAGTTGCGCGACTCTATTGCAAATAGTATGTGGGATGACTATATCCGTGATCTGTCAGCTATATAG
- the LOC110630755 gene encoding uncharacterized protein LOC110630755, giving the protein MTHFHKLHLCFSLSLSTFMGNATSCAPSIISNGVVKVLLSNGSLQIYTKPVKASELMLENPGKFLCEFNSLKIGQRINGLSADEELERCKLYFLLPMDLFYSVLTQEEMASFTFKATKANFKNNHFAKFIFPVLVDFCIFSSEIKRMDHIDSTCSDDHDHDHHDDGDDQPKLVKRYSKQRSWQPALETIVETPCRPI; this is encoded by the coding sequence ATGACCCATTTCCACAAACTTCATCTCtgtttctctctttctctctctacaTTCATGGGCAATGCAACTTCTTGTGCTCCTTCAATCATCTCCAATGGAGTGGTAAAGGTCTTACTCTCCAATGGCTCTTTGCAAATCTACACAAAACCAGTAAAAGCATCAGAGCTGATGCTAGAAAATCCTGGAAAATTTCTATGTGAATTCAACAGTCTCAAAATTGGCCAAAGAATCAATGGATTATCGGCTGATGAAGAGCTTGAGAGATGCAAACTTTACTTTCTTCTTCCCATGGACTTGTTCTACTCTGTGCTTACACAAGAGGAAATGGCTTCTTTTACTTTTAAGGCAACCAAAGCTAATTTCAAGAACAATCATTTCGCCAAGTTTATTTTTCCAGTTCTTGttgatttttgtattttttcttCAGAGATTAAGAGAATGGATCATATTGATTCAACCTGCTCTGATGATCATGATCATGATCATCATGATGATGGTGATGATCAGCCAAAGCTGGTGAAGAGATACTCCAAGCAAAGATCATGGCAGCCTGCTTTGGAGACCATTGTTGAAACCCCATGTAGGCCTATATGA
- the LOC110630814 gene encoding agamous-like MADS-box protein AGL61 encodes METTVADSNATPEQSRRRAGTGRRRVEIKKIQDKCSLLVTFSKRRTGLFKKLGEVCNLCGGEAAVITFSPAGKPYAFGAPSADSVALRYLTESISAASSSGLDLPEAAAVEEAEEKFWWEQPIEELDMEELREYKAGLVGLKSNLVMRIEDLKMRKTVTRNLFH; translated from the coding sequence ATGGAAACCACCGTGGCAGACTCCAATGCGACGCCGGAGCAATCTCGGAGAAGAGCCGGCACGGGAAGAAGAAGAGTTGAAATCAAGAAAATACAAGACAAATGCAGCTTATTAGTAACTTTTTCCAAGCGTCGCACAGGTCTTTTCAAGAAACTCGGCGAAGTTTGCAATTTATGTGGTGGAGAAGCTGCCGTCATCACGTTCTCTCCGGCGGGGAAACCCTACGCTTTTGGTGCACCTTCAGCGGACTCAGTCGCTCTTCGCTATCTAACCGAAAGCATAAGCGCTGCCTCTAGTAGTGGATTAGATCTTCCAGAAGCGGCGGCGGTAGAGGAGGCGGAGGAAAAGTTCTGGTGGGAGCAGCCGATAGAGGAATTGGATATGGAGGAGCTTAGAGAGTACAAGGCAGGCTTGGTTGGGTTGAAGAGTAATTTAGTTATGAGAATTGAGGATTTGAAGATGCGCAAAACTGTGACCAGGAATCTTTTCCACTGa